Part of the Henckelia pumila isolate YLH828 chromosome 2, ASM3356847v2, whole genome shotgun sequence genome is shown below.
TCCTCTGGCCTCCAGAGATACCTCGCTTCTCCACTGTCCCAACAAGTGAATCTCTGACTGCCTGTAGTCCAAGGGACTCAATAACTCTTTCAACAACAAGAACCTTATCGGGCTTTGGCATGTCTTCAGAAAGCCTTTGTAGAGTAGGAGAAAAACATACAGCAGATAACAAATAAAGACATGAGACATGCGAAAACAAGGTGCATTAAATGAAAAGAAAGTTGAAGTTTTCTTCACCACCATGACACAGAAACTTGTTTTCGCAAGTCAACTTAGCATTCCAAAGTAGAAATTTTCAAGTTGATAGGAAAAGAAATTGCAAAATTTAGTCTTGAAATGGGCATACATCATAATTAAAGAAATATAATTTGTAACTTTGCAAAACTGATGAAATGACATGCCACAATAGATTATCGCATCTATCCAACATTGTCTCCTATAATTTGACATTATGAGAGCATGAAAACAAGGGAAGGTGCTGGCAAACACCAAACCCCAATTATGAATTATCCCTTCTACAACTCCTTCAACAAGTTGGGCAGAGATTGTTGATATGAACTGCACTTTTAAGTTAGGCTCTTTTCATGTATAATTACAGGGTATTTTTTGGGTAAGAAAACAAGTGAAATGAAATAAAAAGGATTGCTCCAAACACTCTTGGCCAACTATATGTTCCTTGAGTAACTTTTTATTATATCTAGCATTGTCATATGCCCAAGtggatataattttaaatttactcTTTGCTGAAGCCAAGGACACAATTTTTAAGTAAACCATATGAAATATATTAGAGATTTCCTATCTATACCTTATAAGTTACCAATTAACTAATTCAGTATATATTTCTCATGTGGTTCTTATCATGGAATGGGATGACTATAGTTGCTACAGGAACACGATGAATAACAAGTTAAGATACCTGCATCGAGCACTGAAGCGGAGGTTCTCTTCTACTGACAAGTTTCCATGTACAATATCATCCTGGGGAACAAAACCTATGATCTTCTTGTAGCACTGAATAGGATCAGGCTTTCCATTTATGAGAACTGAACCAGATATGGTGCATCCCTTTATCTTTCCTGTCACAGCAGAAAGAAATGTTGTTTTCCCCGCTCCTGATGGACCCATGACAGCCGATATTCGGCCAGGCAGTATTTTCCCTGTCACACTCCTCATCAGATGCTTGAATTTGTGATTCAGAGTTATAGTAAGATCCTTGAAGGCAACCTCAATTGTAGGCCTAGTCTTGATGTCTGTATCAGTGGCCATTGAGATTACTCCTGAAAAGGTCATGTTCTGATTTTTCTGCTCCATAGCTTTTTCTTTCTCGAGTTGACCGTATGCATACTTAAATATTTGACTCTTAGTATGTAAATTTTTTGCCTTGGGAGCTTGCTTTTTGATATTCTTGTCTCCTATCTCCATATGAAAGCCCCCTTGACCATCTGGATCATTTTCAAGAGATTGAAGCATTTTGGTGAGGCTGCTTGAATCCTTCTTTGCTTTTGGAGCACCAGAGGAAGGTGCACTACTTGGAAATTTCGGTGGAAGTTGTGTATCATTTGCGCTTGATTGATTCGCATTCTTCGATTGATCCCCTTGAGTTTTGCGTGAAAAAGTACGCGACAGTTGTTTCTGCAAACCTGTAGCTCCCTTCTTGGTAATTTCTTTTGCAACCTTCCACCTCTCTCTTGCTTGTGCGGTCTCTCGGGCACTTCTCGCTGCTCGTTCTCTGGACTTGGCCAATCTTGCATATCGAGTTGTGAGGACTTGATCAGAGCAATTATAAAAAACTATAAGTATCAAGGTTAAAGCTCCCTGCACAACAAATAAAATCAGATTATGACAATTAGTTGTCTTCTAGTGTTATGATCTCTATGCTTTTCAGGGAATTCATGATCCACTTTTTCCCCATTTTCAATTACTTCTAATTTCTAATCAGCCAAAAGAAAATTTTCTGGCAAGAAGGCGTGGATGGCATTGCATGCCAACAAGATGACAAGGGGTGTGTGTGTATGAAAGAACTTCATGCctttgtagcacaagacacaatTACACGTTAGCAAGAACTTACAATGAGCATGAATCCATAAGCATGCATGTTTTGCTTGTCTGAATTTGGATTGCAAGTACTCAATTTGAAGCAAGCTGCAAGTGTCAAGCATGAGAAAATTAGCAATCACGGTATACGTCATGAATGACTATACGCATCTAATTCAAAGCCGCTTAATTATATCAAAATGCAAACCTCATTCACATATAACCACTGTCATCTAATTATATCAAAATGCAAACCTCATTCACATATAACCACTTTCGGCTATTGGCATTTATTCCCTCTTCATAAAAATTGTAAGGACAATATCATTTATACAATCATCAGATGCAATAGGTGCTCCAGGAAGCAGCaattaataaaatcttaaatctGATGAACAATTTTCATAGATAATGAACGCGCATAAAGCTGCATCACATGTACAATTTTCAGATAATTTAAGTATACATTTCAAAAGTATATTTTGGAGTGTTGACGAGAGTTTCTCGACCCTACAGAAACCTTATTTCAAATAGCTGAAAAGTAATGGATTAGTATGCTTCTGTGTAAGTTTAATACGTTTCCGTAGAATACCTCTTTGTTCTGTTGAGCCCTGCCTGCAGTAATGTCTGGATGTGGATAAACATTGATCATTAGTATATGAACAGGCAAAAGAAACTCCAAATAAAAGTGTGGTAACCAATCATACACACCCCTTGGTGCAGGTAATCTTTTTGGTGGTTGTTGGGCAATAAGAGCCAGCAGAACAAAATAACTCCTCACTACTGGATACACTGGCCCATCTATCTGCTCCACCGCACGAGTGATTCGTCTTACCAGGAGGCAATTGATAAGCATACCTGAAATTTTCTTTACCAACATGCATATCAACATATCATATAAACGACAACGATTCTACGTCATACAGAAATTGATGTCCAGCAGGAAAACAAGACTTACGGATCGCATATGCCAGTGGTTTGATTAAGCTTTGAACGCGGGCAAAAGGAGCCTAAAGGACAAGCTACAGTAGTGTTGCAAAGCAGAAGATATGAGTTAGATCTTTCAATTCTTCATTAACAAACAAGCGTGCATTTATGCTTCGAAGGTTGAACCTTTAAATACTCCCAATTACTCACTAGCAGCAAAAAAAATGTATAGCTTATGGCCAACAGAATGGTTTAATGCACTTACGGATCATGCAAGTGAGGCCTCGAGGGCAGAAGAAACCTTCACAACAAGGTTGGCTATCACGAGTCCGATCAGGGATGTCCTTCGAGTTTTTCAGGTCAACCGTAACGTTTGAAGCAACTCCACAAGCCCAACCAGGCTCACAACCAGGTACCCAAGAAGTCAGATTACAGTTTCTGTTTGGTTTCAAGAATTGAGCATTGGCTGATTTTGTGTCCATGAAACTAGTGAAATAGAACTTCATTTCCGCTGCTGTGCATATCCTTTTCGTAACATCTGTCGAATTAAGTAATGACTGTCAAGCAATCAGGTCATAAAGAGCACAGAAGCAAGACAAACTCTAAACGAAGCAGATTTAAGATacgaaaaaatcaaataaaatctgattttttttttcccttttgtgATCATATATGTCAATACCTTTCGTCTGTTTGACACAATTATTCAAAAAATCCAGATTGCTGGAAAAATTGAAAGCTTCATTCATATCAGTGTCCCTGGGGAAGAAGCAACTCTTATAAATAggaaactaattcgaataataTGACAAAACAAAAAAAGGACTCCATGAAACTCACACATCATTAATGCAATATCCCAAGCTGTTGGTGATGTCCTTGTTGAATATCTTTGTAAGATTCGAAATTTGGCTGTAGATAAAAGATGTAACCAGTGGTATCGCTGTAGGATTACCAGTATTCGAGAAGTCGTCCCCATCCACACACCAAACCGGCCGCGAGGAACCCAGAATAAGAACCAAAACAAACAGCACCAGTGATTGAACACAAGAGGAATCGATCCTCATTCCTCTCATTTTAACAACAAAAAGCTTTCCAAATCTCATACATAAGGAAAATCATCCACAAAAACAAATCCTTTCCCAACAGTGTTTCTTCAAATGCTTTAAGCTAGCTCAAAGATTCCCGAGAATCTTGATCACTAATCCCATCAACGCTCTTTTTACATAATCTGTTTGGGGAAAAAAAACAAGAACTATGGAGGTTGATCACCGGGCCCGGATGGCGAAAATTTGAGGGGGATGATTCTTGAGCCAAAAAGACGAAAGCTTTTCTGGTGAAGGTGTTTAGAGGCGAGATGTGAGAATGGTATCCAGTGTTGGGGAGATGCTCCATTGTTTTTGGATGAAGAATTGGCGGGGAGAGATTGATGGCGCAATGTATGGACTCAAAAAATGTAACTCAATCCTTTTTTTACTTGATTTCTCTTGTCACATGATAGTACGTGCATGTACATTTAATTTACCAAAAAAaggataaaaataaaataaaatctcacaACCCACGTGCCGACAATATTagtgtattatatataattgcAACTCTTCAAATTCGACGATTGTCTTCACTATATCAAGACGAGCCTTTCCAAACTTTTGCAATTGCTCCAAGTCAAGAATGATGAACTTTGGAGTTCATATATATGTGATGAGTTCGTACTATTTGATATAAATAGTAActatcaaaattttataactTTTTTTCTATCTGAAATCGGTTCATTTATGTCACTCATCGTGTCATCCATTCATTGGTGACGTTTCTATATTAAGATAATACTCTAGGTTAAAATAAACCTTTTTGGAGAACCAATTTGACTTCAAGTGTCACAATAATAAACAGGATTCGAAGTCGACTTAGAAAATGGAAATGGAACATACATTTGACATTAATTGAGACTCATCAACTTCTTTCAAATAAATCtacaattaattttaaaaaaaaacacacacaaaaacTCATCGAAACTGTTGTGAATTAGTcatatacataaaaaaatattattttatatgtcGACCGTGTCACATGAGACCTACCGAAAGTAAAATCATTGAACCAAGTTAACTAAGCTAAACCATGGGGTGTTTATCCCTAGCATTTTTAGTCGATTGACCCGACTCACCCGAGTGGCGGAGTGTGGACTAATTCAAACAAAGACCGTGACTTTCTTACCTTGTCAAAATCTTCTCTCAAACAAAGTTCCAGTATTAAATAAATGGCCGCCTTCACACTTGGCCTTCGGTTTTGTGCTGCGCGTCACTGTTTATATATGTGAATACAAACAATTATTTCTTCTTTCCCATTATTATTTTGAGTGTATTTAACTCTAGTCCTTGTAATATGTGGgcttcaattatttatttatatttattcaataacAAGACTTTGGTGAGGTCTTGATGCTAGAATTTTGCTGTTCTTGTACCGTCTCTTCCGCAATCGTTCAAGATTGGATTTTTACTGGGTGATTTAAAAGATTTCGGACAAATATGAGTCCCTGGTTTCAGCTTGCGGAGGTAAAGTTCTtgatataagatttttttttaaacagaaACTGGATTTAATTTGGATTCTTGATTTCTTGGGTGATTTAGATAGAATATTATGCAAGTTTGAGTGCCTAGACTAGGAGTCATGAAAAGATTTTATTCTTGGAATCAGACTGAGAAGCCTAAACGTAAGACTCATTTTGATATGGTATTACTGATTTGTATAAAACTAAATACACTCTGTGTTGATGCTATTGGACAATTCGAGGGTTCCTTGATCAAGAGTTGATATTGCATAAGATTGATCCCATATAATATTGACCCTTATGGCTCCACCACCTCGTATTAGATATCCTATTTTCAATTTTTCAGTAGGATCGAGCTACACCGTGCGCTTCCGGATATGGACGTTTGTCATGGTAAATGGtaatggaaatttaattcatggGATGAAATTGGGTGTTTGTGGATTTGCTGCTGCTGCTATTCTgttataagtaaaatatttgTCACTGTTCCCTTCTTTAACTAGTGAGATAGAGAATCTGTTACTGAAATTATTGTTATTGGAACTGTCGTAATGCCAATGGTATTTATTTACCTCATGATTTTTCCTTTCCCCGACCTTTTTAACTCGCATGTTACGACTTTTCATCGTACTTTGCCCTTTATAGCTTGAACATGAGCCAGTGACGGCAACTCAACTATGATATGAATGGAGATTTGTTTGAATACCGTGATTGTGCTGTCAACACTTCACACTTTAGTTTAAAGAAGAATGAATCCTactttattaaaattttgagttgttttgttttgtttttcggggTAAGCAAGGGATGCCTTGATGATTTCTTCAAGAAGGTTCTCCTTTTCTTTTTTCGCAGATGGATTTGTTTAACCCCTTGAAATGTTTCCAATTTCGCAATGAAGATAAGAAGGAAGAAGGGAAGATCACAACTCCAAATTCAGCATTGTCCTCATTTACTGATCAAGAAATGAGGCAAGCAGGATCTGAAGTTAATTCTCAGAATTTATCAGATACAAGTACTGAGTCAAGAGGACGAAGCCAATTCCCAAATTTGTCTGATAGACCTAGTAATCTCCGAGTTTTTACATTTTCAGAGATAAAACAAGCGACAAAAAACTTCAGTCGAACTGCAAAACTTGGGGAGGGTGGATTTGGATGTGTTTTTAAAGGTGTGATCAAGAGTTCTGATAATCCATCTGAAAAGATTCAGATGGCTGTGAAACAACTTGGTAAACGAGGACTGCAGGTAGATTCTCTCACTCTTTCGTTGTTTTCAAGATTTCACCTTTTCTTTCCTTACTGTGAAAATATAAAACCATTGTTATGTCGTGTGTTATGAGCTCAAGTTTTTGGGATACACTGGTTTGACTTAGTGTTAGAATTGAGAAAGAGGTGGTGATGAGCTCAAGACCTGTGCAATGCAATCTCTTTATATTTAATCGGGCTCGTCTTGACTGGTTATTTTCGGGCCTTTATTGTCCAGTAATCGACCATTGCCCACATGTATGAACTGTGTCTTAATTTCGTGCATATATTCCTGGTCTCAGGCACATGTGAGGGGTTTGTTGTTGAAACAGAAAACTATTGTCGTGTCGATTCCTAGGAATTGAGCTAAAGTGTGTCCAAGACATAAATTCTCGTCTTCTTATGTTGACAAATTGTTCCGAGTATCTGCACTGGTGCCTCTACTTTAGAAAGTTGAGCTAAAATTTTTGTGGAACAGTTGCTCAATGGTAAGCCGAACCTTCTGTATTATTTTAGGGTCACAAAGAATGGGTAACGGAAGTTAATGTTCTTGGCATTGTTGAACATCCAAAGCTCGTGAAACTCATAGGCTACTGCGCGGAGGATGATGAAAGAGGTATTCAAAGGCTTCTCATTTACGAGTACATGACAAATGGAAGCGTGGAAGACCATCTGTCAGCTAGGTCAACCACGCCACTTTCCTGGGATATGAGGCTTAAGATAGCTCTAGATGCTGCCCGTGGCTTAGCCTACCTGCACGAGGAAATGGATTTTCAGGTCAACTTTTATGGCATCTTCCTATCTTTCGGATGGTTAGAGCTTGATTATATCATGTAGTTTGAACATGGCTTATCATTCAAAGACTGATTTTTCCCCCCATTTTTTATGTTCAGATCATCTTCCGAGATTTCAAATCTTCAAATATTCTCCTGGATGAGCAGTGGAATGCCAAATTATCAGACTTTGGATTGGCTCGGTTGGGCCCTTCTGAAGGACTAACTCATGTATCAACTGCGGTAAGCTCGACGAGACAACACTATATATTGGCTCTTACATTTTTCCTTTGGGGAGATAATTTCTGCTTTGTATACCACATGATAAGAAATATACTGGAGTTATTACTTTCATGCTTGATAAATACTTTGTCAATATCAGGTTGTTGGGACCATGGGATATGCAGCTCCCGAATACATTCAAACTGGTCGTCTCACATCAAAGAGCGATGTATGGAGCTATGGTGTCTTCCTTTACGAACTAATAACGGGAAGACGCCCATTGGATAGAAACCGTCCCAGAAGTGAGCAGAAGCTTTTAGAATGGGTAAAACCATATCTATCAGATCCTAAGAAGTTTCAGAAGATAATAGATCCAAGAATTGAAGAGAAGCGTATTCTTAAATCAGCCCACAAACTCTCGCTTGTGGCCAACCGCTGCTTGTCCAGACTTGCAAGAACTCGGCCCAAAATGAGCGAAGTCGTGGAAATGGTGAatcaagttctggaggcatcagTAGGTACAGGCAATCCAGAACCCTCTTTGAAGAATAAAGATTTGTCAAAAAGTTATGACGAAGAACCGGAAGGTAATGGTAAAAGAAGGATCTTGGATTTGAAAATGGGCGATGGTGGATGGCTAGTCCGCGTGTGGTTGCAGAAGGTCGTAAAAAGTTGTTGATAGAGTGTGACCTGGGATTATAGATCAGATTCGATAGTATTTCAGATTCCATTTTCGTGTGTATATTCTCTAAGGCTGCTTGGTTTGGTCACGGAAAGAAGATGAATCCCATCTAAATTTCTGCAAAAATGCTTCTTGCACTACTAGAGATTCCGGTTAGCTCCTATTTCGAATGTACAAGGAAATAAGAGAGAACAGATAGCTGCAGAGGAGATTGATTCTTGCTGTAAAGATACGCAGAATCTGCAACACATGGCTTgttaaatattatttgaaacAAGATTAATAGCTTGTTAAATGTTCTTTGAAACaagattatttttgtttttcccCCTTTTTCTGATTACTAGTAacatattaatataataaaaaataatttcaaattcactaacaattataataaaaacaaaataagtaATAATCTAaatctcaaatattttaattttttagatatgttataTTTGTAATAGAATAATAGTAACTAAAGGCTTTATGTTTGAATATTATTAAGTTTGTTTCGCTAAATATagattgtatttttatttttattctcaataactatatttaatttaattatattgatgagtttaattttaatatttgtcTTTATTATATAACAATTTTTGTCAAAATTTTTGACACCTAATGACATGTAAATTACGCAACTACCAATCTTTCTCCATTTGTTcgtaataatttattttacaattttaagcaaaaatgaaaataaattaacataaattttttaaaatagttaATTTTCTTATCAATATAATTATCATAATTTCGTTATATTCAACTTTATCGAtctattttttgttttgtttttttaaaacctaaaatatattttctgTTTTTATATCACATACATGTATATAGATTATAaggataaatataaaaaaatattaccctctataatttttttatctattttttagtttatttattttgaaatatattgtTTTATATTAATTAGTAGTTTTATCGTGGTCGTCACCATCATCATCCATCatctaaataattttttaatatttatatataaattagagTTTCAATACATATTATTTCatattaattaatagttttaattatgattttaattcttGTTCAAAATTTATCATATTAAATTAACATTTTACTGTCCTTTTTTTTACcaactaaaaattaaatatatcaagTGTAATACCAATGCTTTATAAttacattttatttataaatatttcattattacTCACATCTctctattttttaatttttttaataaattttatattataaattataatcatAAATTTCTATTAGtttcaatatatttttattattatacatATAAAGTTAAATCACATATCAaggaaaaattttaaataatttaattcatttttaataataatgagTGTTTATATATTTCTATTgaaaattatagtaaaaattatacttttgtatataaaataaaacttttaataaaatactaataataaaaacataaataatgtactaaaattttgaaaaatatagtaAATATTACCATTATTTTTTTCAGAAATAATTGAGTTATTTTTGCgatcaatattttattttattttttatttctattataatattttttaattagcatactataatttttaaatttttattatatttaaatgaGAGTTtcattaaagattatttcatattaaaataacatataaatgTTCTCTATTCAAATATTATcttaaacacatatttattgaAGTATAAATATagctaaaaaaatttaaacaatgagTAATTTTTTTGTGATGGACTCATAGTACAAATATTATGTGCATTTTTATTCATTACCAATTTATTCAAATTTGCATATAACTCATTATgtattttaatatgataaattaatactaaaaataaattttttttatctaaattattttatttaattatctttatcagtattttatttttataattttaaatatattattttatattaattagtaGTTCGTCGTCGTCGTCACCATCATCATAAATAATTTCTTAAatctttattatatataaatggtagtttcattaaatattatttcatattaattaatagttttaattatgattttaattctcATTTTAAATTTGTCACATTAAATCAACGTTTtgctgtcttttttttttttaccaacaaaaaattaaacatatcaAGTGTAATACCAAtgatttataattaaattttatttataaatatttcataattacTCATAactctctattttttttatttttaattaattttaaatttataatcatAAATTTCTATTAGTTGCAATATATTTGTATTATCATACATATAAAGTTAAATCACATACCGAAGAaaagtttaaataatttttaatagtaATTAGTGTTTATATATTTGTATTGAAAATTATGACAAAAACTATacttttgtatataaaatagaAACTAAAATTGGTCACTCTTTTGGTTTTAAATATGTAAGAATAATTGTTGtagaaagattttttttaatgcaCTAAAATATTTCTGCTTAATTTAGTGCATTCATTATGTTTCTTACtattagtattttattaaaatttctactatctttatttttttataatctttactacatattatatattaatgagagtttcattaaatattaattaatatttttaatcattattttAATTCTCATTCTAAATTTTTCATATTAAATTAATGCTTAATTTGCTGTTTTTTTTACCAACTAAAAGTTAAACATATCAAATGTAATACCAATGATTTATAattcatttttatatataaatattttattattaccatacctctatatatatatttatttttaatcacttttaaatTATAAACGTATAATCATAAACTGCACAtcctaaataataattataattatatataattatagtaATGATAGTAGaagaaattttaataaaatactaacaGTAAAAAACATAATGAATGCACTaaaattttgcaaaaaatattaaacattaCAATTAATTTTTTGGCAAAAATCATTGAGTTATTTTTgcgatgaaatattttatttttcttttctttctactataatattttttattagcatattatcaattttttatttttattatatataaatgagagtttcattaaatattatttcatattaaaataacaTATACAATCATGTTCTCTATTCATGTATTCTCTTAAACACATCTTTATTGAAGTGTAAATATTactaaaaaatttcaaacaattagTAATTTTTGTTGTGGATATGGACTGATAGTGCAAATATTATGTGCATTTTTATTCATTGCCATATTTATTTCAATTTGCATATAACTCATTATgtattttaatatgataaattcatactaaaatatttttttattatctaaataattttatttctctttattattattttatttttatattatcggTAATAGTATTATTAATTTCTAATTCCTCTTAATTTACTTCATGTCGATATCTACATTTTTTAAGATAAAATTATAACCAATAATgctaataataacttaaaataagtatatgtgataaaaaaaaacttaaaataaatatatatatttatatatccaATTAGAAGACTCCACAATAATAATTTACAAGAGAAAATAGATGATAGAATGTTGTACAATGAATTTAGGATGATTAATGACATAATTAATAGCACAATTACatctaaataattttatttagaatattGCCATTATTTTTATCATCCAACTTCCCAAAATATCTATTTCTCTTTATTagtattttatgtttatattatcGGTAATAGTATATATGAAAAATGCTAGATGTACACCTTGTAGTGTACACCTTGGTTTACACCCttacttaaatttttttaattttccttATTAATTGCAAAATACCCatgataagaaataaatatctAGTTGATCAAGGaaagttttataattaataaggaATGATGTAAACCAAGGTGTACACCGAGGTGCACATCTAGCATTAATCTATTTATATATCCAATTAGAAGACTCCACAATCAGTGGCGGTGCCACTAAGGGGCAAGGGGGGCAATTGCCCctccttaaattttttttaataaaattactaATATATTCCTATAtttaaaaatgataatttatgaACATACATTAATAAGAACCAAACaccaaaataaaatagaaaattcaaaaaaaattaagttaattttcattatttAATATGTACGAAATGACTTAAAAATTTGTGGCCCCTAGTCTTAAAAAATTGAAGCACTAACACTAAGTTTTTTAATCTAAATACAAATagattttaagtattttaaacataaaaaaaattattgaagaaaGATGTGGCATACTCATTTTCTTACAAGTTTGtgagtttgaaaattttttgcGGTGAAAATTATAACGAATATTAATTACTtatatagaaatatatatatatatatatatatatatatatatatatatatatatatatatatatataatgatctttgGTTTTATTCGGTTGCTCTCCCTTGATAAAATTCTTGGATCCGCCCCTGTCCACAATAATAACTTATAAGAGAAAAATAGATGATGTAAATGTTGTACAATGAATTTAGGATAATTCCAATTAGAAGACTCCACAATAATAACTTACAAGAGAAAAATAGATGATGTAAATGTTGTACAATGAATTTAGGATGACTAATGACACAATTAAAAGCACGATTACATCTAAATAATTTGAATTAATATTGCCCTTATTTTTATCATCCAACTTTCCAAAATAtctatttttctttatttgtattttatgtTTACATTATCGGTATTAAAATTATTAGTTTATAGCGTGTCTCTTAATTTATCGCCAATATctacattttttaaaacaaaattctCACCAATAATgctaataataatttaaaataaataaataaataaataaataaatatatttactTAAAAACTCCACAATAATAATTTACAAGAGAAAAATAGATATAGAAATGTTATACAATGAATTTAGGATGATTA
Proteins encoded:
- the LOC140879380 gene encoding serine/threonine-protein kinase PCRK1-like; amino-acid sequence: MSPWFQLAEMDLFNPLKCFQFRNEDKKEEGKITTPNSALSSFTDQEMRQAGSEVNSQNLSDTSTESRGRSQFPNLSDRPSNLRVFTFSEIKQATKNFSRTAKLGEGGFGCVFKGVIKSSDNPSEKIQMAVKQLGKRGLQGHKEWVTEVNVLGIVEHPKLVKLIGYCAEDDERGIQRLLIYEYMTNGSVEDHLSARSTTPLSWDMRLKIALDAARGLAYLHEEMDFQIIFRDFKSSNILLDEQWNAKLSDFGLARLGPSEGLTHVSTAVVGTMGYAAPEYIQTGRLTSKSDVWSYGVFLYELITGRRPLDRNRPRSEQKLLEWVKPYLSDPKKFQKIIDPRIEEKRILKSAHKLSLVANRCLSRLARTRPKMSEVVEMVNQVLEASVGTGNPEPSLKNKDLSKSYDEEPEGNGKRRILDLKMGDGGWLVRVWLQKVVKSC